The following are encoded together in the Elusimicrobiota bacterium genome:
- a CDS encoding MotA/TolQ/ExbB proton channel family protein, translated as MPASASFAMMLKENMGLIVLIILGFCSVLNITFMIERWWTFRRAQASGDALLAHIQKFLQEGKPEAAQQYCHKHPSAVGQVISYGLQHAARPRRDIEELLGSKRLEERLKLERYLGVLGTLGNVAPFIGLFGTVLGIIKAFSDLALSGGGGPAVVAKGISEALVATAAGLVVAIPAVIVYNYFMRKVKAISVEMEVASTRLLVMLGAK; from the coding sequence ATGCCTGCCAGCGCCAGTTTCGCGATGATGCTCAAGGAGAACATGGGCCTCATCGTCCTCATCATCCTGGGGTTCTGCTCCGTGCTCAACATCACGTTCATGATCGAGCGTTGGTGGACCTTCCGCAGGGCGCAGGCCAGCGGAGACGCCCTGCTGGCGCACATCCAGAAGTTCCTGCAGGAGGGCAAGCCCGAGGCGGCCCAGCAGTACTGCCACAAGCATCCCTCCGCGGTCGGCCAGGTCATCTCCTACGGCCTGCAGCACGCCGCGCGGCCGCGCCGGGACATCGAGGAGCTGCTCGGGAGCAAACGTCTGGAGGAGCGCCTCAAGCTCGAGCGCTATCTGGGGGTGTTGGGCACGTTGGGCAATGTCGCGCCCTTCATCGGCCTCTTCGGCACGGTCCTCGGCATCATCAAGGCCTTCAGCGACCTGGCCCTCTCGGGCGGGGGCGGGCCCGCGGTCGTGGCCAAGGGCATCTCCGAGGCCCTCGTGGCGACGGCGGCGGGGCTCGTGGTGGCCATCCCGGCCGTCATCGTCTACAACTATTTCATGCGCAAGGTGAAGGCCATCTCGGTCGAGATGGAGGTGGCCTCGACCAGGCTCCTGGTCATGCTGGGAGCCAAATAG
- a CDS encoding biopolymer transporter ExbD produces MAGANQKADEPITDINVTPLVDVCLVLVIIFMAIAPLAMTAGISVLHSSTKVSEGKASIEENVQVKLTADGTMTVNGKAAAAGELAGSISEALLRSKDKMVTVTAEEGNLVGQVVGILDTAKQCGAAKVAILKAETKAPVPTPGG; encoded by the coding sequence ATGGCGGGAGCGAACCAGAAGGCCGACGAGCCGATCACGGACATCAACGTCACGCCTTTGGTCGATGTGTGCCTCGTGCTGGTCATCATCTTCATGGCTATCGCGCCGCTGGCCATGACCGCCGGCATCAGCGTGCTCCATTCCAGCACCAAGGTGTCCGAGGGCAAGGCCTCCATCGAGGAGAACGTCCAGGTCAAGCTCACGGCCGACGGGACCATGACGGTCAACGGCAAGGCGGCGGCCGCCGGCGAGCTGGCGGGCAGCATCTCCGAGGCCCTGCTGCGCAGCAAGGACAAGATGGTCACGGTCACGGCCGAGGAAGGCAACCTCGTGGGCCAGGTGGTGGGGATCTTGGACACCGCCAAGCAGTGCGGCGCCGCCAAGGTGGCCATCCTCAAGGCCGAGACCAAGGCGCCCGTCCCGACCCCAGGAGGCTGA
- a CDS encoding biopolymer transporter ExbD — protein sequence MARAESFADDDDIVSGINVTPLVDVCLVLVIIFMVTAPLLNNPVIKVHLPKAHTKEGAEKDKVTITLGKDGRMALSHKEFASIEALDAELKVRLARSNSKLVILKADEEALHGRLVDLMSKAKDAGALSLTIATEQKK from the coding sequence ATGGCCCGCGCCGAGTCCTTCGCCGACGACGACGACATCGTCTCGGGCATCAACGTGACGCCGCTGGTGGACGTGTGCCTCGTGCTGGTCATCATCTTCATGGTGACGGCGCCGCTTTTGAACAATCCGGTCATCAAGGTCCACCTTCCCAAGGCCCATACCAAGGAGGGCGCGGAGAAGGACAAGGTCACCATCACCTTGGGCAAGGACGGCCGCATGGCCCTGTCGCATAAGGAGTTCGCCAGCATCGAAGCCCTGGATGCCGAGCTCAAAGTGCGCCTCGCCCGGAGCAATTCCAAGCTGGTCATCTTGAAGGCGGACGAGGAGGCCTTGCACGGCCGCCTGGTGGACCTGATGTCCAAGGCCAAGGACGCGGGCGCCCTGTCCTTGACCATCGCCACGGAACAGAAGAAATAG
- a CDS encoding TonB family protein, with the protein MTQTRLPMSVTLSMALHAGGIFLFLQTARVASKSPGISIDNVDLLFPAPAAPAVPRAAAPKPTTMMDLMKMTIAIPKPAALRPVDIKLPEIQHPLLPATPKLEENRLQKLAKMEALDLAKRRVDAAQIAAKLEERHSAALAALPRLEEVGRRQVPNLPTAIKLEEQRQEAVALKDIGSMPVAPARRSVIPAAVLQEASPQQSSQLGRAIASFLPTAEPAQLQPRAAEPAPMMKKIEAAPPVVPKRTAAIQEEKKKAVEIEGPLADRRVVSYDVPQFPEWAKQRNIIEAEVVILFYVGPEGNVLADMRVEHTSGYGQLDRLCMDSLRNWKFVPIAAGERQWGRITFRFILE; encoded by the coding sequence GTGACCCAGACGCGCTTGCCCATGTCGGTGACGCTGTCCATGGCCCTGCATGCGGGGGGGATCTTCCTTTTCCTGCAGACCGCCAGGGTCGCCAGCAAGTCGCCGGGGATCAGCATCGACAATGTGGACCTGCTGTTCCCGGCGCCCGCGGCCCCGGCGGTGCCGCGGGCCGCGGCGCCGAAGCCGACCACGATGATGGACCTGATGAAGATGACGATCGCCATCCCCAAGCCCGCGGCGCTGCGCCCCGTCGACATCAAGCTTCCGGAGATCCAGCATCCGCTTCTGCCGGCGACCCCAAAACTCGAAGAGAACCGGCTGCAGAAGCTGGCCAAGATGGAGGCCCTCGACCTCGCCAAGCGCCGCGTGGACGCGGCCCAGATCGCCGCGAAGCTCGAAGAGCGCCACTCCGCGGCTTTGGCCGCCCTGCCGCGCCTGGAAGAGGTGGGCCGGCGCCAGGTGCCCAACCTCCCCACCGCCATCAAGCTCGAAGAGCAGCGCCAAGAGGCCGTGGCCCTGAAGGACATCGGCAGCATGCCGGTCGCGCCGGCGCGCCGCAGCGTGATCCCGGCGGCCGTGCTCCAGGAGGCCAGTCCCCAGCAGAGCTCGCAGTTGGGCCGGGCGATCGCCAGCTTCCTGCCCACCGCGGAGCCCGCCCAGCTCCAGCCCCGGGCCGCGGAGCCGGCGCCCATGATGAAGAAGATCGAGGCCGCGCCTCCGGTCGTCCCGAAGCGCACGGCCGCCATCCAGGAGGAGAAGAAGAAGGCCGTCGAGATCGAGGGTCCGCTGGCCGACCGCCGGGTGGTCTCCTACGACGTGCCGCAGTTCCCGGAGTGGGCCAAGCAGCGCAACATCATCGAGGCCGAGGTCGTGATCCTTTTCTACGTCGGTCCCGAAGGCAACGTGCTGGCGGACATGCGCGTCGAGCACACCTCCGGCTACGGCCAGCTCGACCGCCTGTGCATGGACAGCCTGCGCAATTGGAAGTTCGTCCCCATCGCCGCCGGCGAAAGGCAATGGGGAAGGATCACATTCCGTTTCATTCTGGAGTGA
- the gap gene encoding type I glyceraldehyde-3-phosphate dehydrogenase — MAINVGVNGFGRIGRLVVRAGIKNPNINFVAVNDLTDAKTLAHLFKYDSTFGIFPGQVEAVGNDLKIDGKLVKVLAEKDPAKLPWKDLKVDYVIESTGRFTEAEKAKAHIAAGAKKVVISAPAKGEDITICMGINEDLYDPAKHAIISNASCTTNGLAPVAKTLDEAFGIKAGIMTTIHAYTNDQPVLDFPHKDLRRARAAALSMIPTKTGAAQAIGLVYPKLKGKFTGCAIRVPTPDVSLVDLTVLVEKATTKEEVHAALKKASESPRLKGLMEFSEVPLVSRDFTGNPASSIVDAAMIDVIGGNLVKVFAWYDNEWGYSNRVIDLVLYIAKKVGVAA; from the coding sequence ATGGCAATCAACGTTGGCGTAAACGGCTTCGGCCGCATCGGACGGCTCGTGGTGCGGGCCGGGATCAAGAACCCGAACATCAATTTCGTCGCGGTCAACGACCTCACCGACGCCAAGACCTTGGCCCATCTGTTCAAGTACGACTCGACCTTCGGCATCTTCCCGGGCCAGGTCGAGGCCGTGGGCAACGACCTCAAGATCGACGGCAAGCTGGTCAAGGTGCTGGCCGAGAAGGACCCGGCCAAGCTGCCCTGGAAGGACCTCAAGGTCGACTACGTCATCGAGTCCACGGGCCGGTTCACCGAGGCCGAGAAGGCCAAGGCCCACATCGCGGCGGGCGCCAAGAAGGTGGTGATCTCGGCTCCGGCCAAGGGCGAGGACATCACCATCTGCATGGGCATCAACGAGGACCTCTACGACCCGGCCAAGCACGCCATCATCTCCAACGCCTCCTGCACCACCAACGGCCTGGCCCCGGTGGCCAAGACCCTCGACGAGGCCTTCGGCATCAAGGCCGGCATCATGACCACCATCCACGCCTACACCAACGACCAGCCGGTGCTGGACTTCCCGCACAAGGACCTGCGCCGGGCGCGCGCCGCGGCCCTGAGCATGATCCCCACCAAGACCGGGGCCGCCCAGGCCATCGGCCTGGTCTATCCCAAGCTCAAGGGCAAGTTCACGGGCTGCGCCATCCGCGTGCCCACCCCGGACGTGTCCCTCGTCGACTTGACCGTGCTGGTCGAGAAGGCCACCACCAAGGAAGAAGTCCACGCGGCCTTGAAGAAGGCCTCCGAGTCGCCGCGGCTCAAGGGCCTCATGGAGTTCAGCGAGGTCCCGCTGGTGTCCAGGGACTTCACCGGCAACCCGGCCAGCTCGATCGTGGACGCGGCGATGATCGATGTCATCGGCGGCAACCTGGTCAAGGTCTTCGCCTGGTACGACAACGAGTGGGGCTACTCCAACCGCGTCATCGACCTGGTGCTCTACATCGCCAAGAAGGTGGGAGTCGCCGCATGA
- a CDS encoding phosphoglycerate kinase, producing MTAVNPTLKLKRLQDLDVKGKRVLARVDYNVPMKDGKVTDDTRIRETLKTLEYLLSQNAKVVLIAHLGRPKGKPEPKYSLKPAAEALAKLIKKPVAFASDCVGPEADKVVAALKPGEVALLENLRFHAEEEKNDPAFAAALAKHGDVFVQDAFGAIHRAHASTAGVCKHLPGGIGFLVQKELEFLDRVVNNPTRPFLAIIGGAKVSDKLGVLDKLLDKVDGLLIGGGMAYTFMAGQNVSIGKSLLEPDQVGEAQKIVQKAYAKKISVLLPADHLVVAQISPDAKTTVTQSMAVPADMIGVDIGPHTVELFSEEIKKAKTIFWNGPMGIFETDAFAQGTMAVAKAVAAATKKGAVSIVGGGDSLAAVAKAGLKDQISHCSTGGGASLELLEGKVLPGLAALAG from the coding sequence ATGACCGCGGTCAACCCGACCCTCAAGCTCAAGCGCCTGCAGGACCTCGACGTCAAGGGCAAGCGGGTCCTGGCGCGCGTGGACTACAACGTGCCCATGAAGGACGGCAAGGTCACCGACGACACGCGCATCCGCGAGACGCTCAAGACGCTGGAGTACCTGCTGTCGCAGAACGCCAAGGTCGTGCTGATCGCGCATCTGGGGCGGCCCAAGGGCAAGCCCGAGCCCAAGTATTCCCTCAAGCCCGCGGCCGAGGCCCTGGCCAAGCTCATCAAGAAGCCGGTGGCGTTCGCCTCCGACTGCGTGGGGCCCGAGGCCGACAAGGTCGTGGCGGCCCTCAAGCCCGGAGAGGTGGCGCTGCTGGAGAACCTGCGCTTCCACGCCGAGGAGGAGAAGAACGACCCCGCCTTCGCGGCGGCCCTGGCCAAGCACGGCGACGTCTTCGTGCAGGACGCCTTCGGCGCCATCCACCGGGCCCACGCCTCGACCGCGGGAGTCTGCAAGCACCTGCCGGGCGGCATAGGCTTCCTGGTGCAGAAGGAGCTCGAGTTCCTGGATCGGGTCGTGAACAACCCCACGCGGCCCTTCCTGGCCATCATCGGCGGGGCCAAGGTCTCGGACAAGCTGGGAGTGCTGGACAAGCTGCTCGACAAGGTGGACGGCCTCTTGATCGGCGGCGGCATGGCCTACACCTTCATGGCGGGCCAGAACGTCTCCATCGGCAAGTCCCTGCTGGAGCCGGACCAGGTCGGCGAGGCGCAGAAGATCGTGCAGAAGGCTTATGCCAAGAAGATCAGCGTCCTTCTGCCGGCGGACCATCTGGTGGTCGCGCAGATCTCGCCCGACGCCAAGACCACGGTGACCCAGTCCATGGCCGTTCCCGCCGACATGATCGGCGTGGATATCGGCCCGCATACCGTCGAGCTATTCAGCGAGGAGATCAAGAAGGCCAAGACCATCTTCTGGAACGGGCCCATGGGCATCTTCGAGACCGACGCCTTCGCCCAGGGGACCATGGCGGTGGCCAAGGCGGTGGCGGCGGCCACCAAGAAGGGCGCCGTCTCCATCGTGGGCGGCGGCGACAGCCTGGCCGCCGTGGCCAAGGCTGGCCTCAAAGACCAGATCTCCCATTGCTCCACCGGCGGCGGAGCCAGCCTGGAGCTGTTGGAGGGCAAGGTCCTGCCCGGACTGGCCGCATTGGCCGGCTGA
- the secG gene encoding preprotein translocase subunit SecG, with amino-acid sequence MVFYGLLKFVHIAACLLMIVVVLLQTGRGAGLAVFGGGGDSLINTPTGSDFMKKFTAVLAGTFAFTSLFLTLLSSRAGMSSVTSRVHAAAPPPLEAPAPAKAK; translated from the coding sequence ATGGTTTTCTACGGATTGCTGAAGTTCGTGCATATCGCCGCTTGCTTGCTCATGATCGTCGTGGTCCTCCTGCAGACCGGCCGCGGGGCGGGTCTGGCCGTCTTCGGCGGAGGGGGGGACTCTTTGATCAACACGCCCACCGGCTCGGATTTCATGAAGAAATTCACGGCGGTTCTGGCCGGGACCTTCGCTTTCACTTCGCTGTTCCTGACCTTGCTGTCGAGCCGCGCCGGGATGTCGAGCGTCACGAGCCGGGTCCATGCGGCCGCGCCGCCGCCTTTGGAGGCGCCGGCTCCTGCGAAGGCCAAATAA
- a CDS encoding Mut7-C RNAse domain-containing protein produces MNETKFLADSMLGKLARWLIMLGYDAAYGGADGCPDSALQEQAKREGRIFLTRDTRIPQVAGLRMIVVRPTRFEDQLRYVLSRLGLKPDRKRLFTRCTYCNLSLDSVPREEALAQVPPLVRELQTDFWRCGKCRRMYWGGTHTARAIEKLDRWGI; encoded by the coding sequence ATGAACGAGACGAAGTTCCTCGCCGACAGCATGCTGGGCAAGCTCGCGCGCTGGCTGATCATGCTGGGCTACGACGCCGCTTACGGCGGCGCCGACGGGTGCCCTGACTCCGCGCTGCAGGAGCAGGCCAAGCGCGAGGGGCGCATCTTCCTGACCCGGGACACGCGCATCCCCCAGGTCGCGGGCCTGCGCATGATCGTGGTCCGTCCCACGCGGTTCGAGGACCAGCTGCGCTACGTCCTGTCGAGATTGGGCCTCAAGCCCGACCGCAAGCGGCTCTTCACGCGCTGCACCTATTGCAACCTGTCCCTCGACAGCGTGCCGCGCGAGGAGGCCCTGGCGCAGGTGCCGCCCCTGGTGCGCGAGCTGCAGACCGATTTCTGGCGCTGCGGGAAGTGCCGCCGCATGTACTGGGGCGGCACGCACACGGCGCGCGCCATCGAGAAGCTCGACCGCTGGGGGATATGA
- a CDS encoding OmpA family protein, giving the protein MKLHLVAVLACAFVLGGCVSASKLKDQQSQTATQQKRADSLQKDLSAAKSAADDAAKKAAATETGLRTQVKADADQLASLNTQMASVQQSNKDLKESLDAKKGELTKKVSDLIKEKDALSQKLASATNDVAARDQELAQARNEKAVLEKAKEDELAKVKQNYEDLTAGLKSEISAGAVTITQLQGKLTVNMVDRILFDSGQAEVRSDGKKVLQKVGSILAGVADKDIRIEGHTDNKPIVGDLKNTYATNWELSTARATAVLRYLQDTAQVDGKHMVAAGYGEFRPVSPNDTPEHRALNRRIEIVLVPRD; this is encoded by the coding sequence ATGAAACTTCACCTCGTCGCCGTCCTGGCCTGCGCCTTCGTCCTGGGCGGCTGCGTCTCCGCATCCAAGCTCAAGGACCAGCAGTCCCAGACCGCGACCCAGCAGAAGCGCGCCGACTCTCTGCAGAAGGACCTGAGCGCCGCCAAGTCCGCGGCCGACGACGCGGCCAAGAAGGCCGCGGCTACCGAGACCGGCCTGCGCACCCAGGTGAAGGCCGACGCCGACCAGCTGGCCTCGCTCAACACCCAGATGGCTTCGGTCCAGCAATCCAACAAGGACCTCAAAGAGTCCCTCGACGCCAAGAAGGGCGAGCTGACCAAGAAGGTCTCCGATCTCATCAAGGAGAAGGACGCCCTCTCCCAGAAGCTGGCCTCCGCGACCAATGACGTGGCCGCGCGCGACCAGGAGCTGGCCCAGGCGCGCAATGAGAAGGCCGTCCTGGAGAAAGCCAAGGAGGATGAGCTGGCCAAGGTCAAGCAGAACTACGAGGACCTCACCGCCGGCCTCAAATCCGAGATCTCGGCCGGAGCCGTCACCATCACCCAGCTCCAGGGCAAGCTGACCGTCAACATGGTGGACCGCATCCTCTTCGACTCCGGTCAAGCCGAGGTCCGGTCCGACGGCAAGAAGGTCCTCCAGAAGGTGGGCAGCATCCTGGCCGGCGTCGCGGACAAGGACATCCGCATCGAAGGGCACACGGACAACAAGCCCATCGTGGGAGACCTCAAGAACACCTACGCCACCAACTGGGAGCTCTCCACCGCCCGCGCCACCGCGGTGCTGCGCTACTTGCAGGACACGGCCCAGGTCGACGGCAAGCACATGGTCGCCGCCGGCTACGGGGAGTTCCGCCCTGTCTCGCCCAACGACACGCCGGAGCACCGGGCCCTCAACCGCCGCATCGAGATCGTCCTCGTTCCCAGGGATTAG
- a CDS encoding tetratricopeptide repeat protein translates to MSERRARLGTWLLGLLVILSALAAFLPALDNGFVRWDDDVYLLDNPWFRGLGWANVRWMLTTTRGALWQPLTWLSFAFDYSAWGLEPCGYHLTNILLHAATAALFYAVCLHLFEGVRPRRGSGENASAAALAALFFAVHPLRVESVAWATERKDVLSGVFWMAALLAHLKAVAGPTSRRLVWRAGSLAAFALSLTAKVSGMALPAVLLILDVYPLRRLPADPRRWSERPQRRVLASVAPYFGLAAAAFLWTFAAAELSGNLHGFDSQGAAWRVGQAFYGLLFYPVKTLWPSGLSPYYPPLEWFRRWSWQLFACGAAVSAALAVILRLSRSRPAIGAAFACYAVMIAPMVGLVQHGLIFRACDRFSYLPCLGFAALFGGALAGARPAARGAAAACLAALGLASWGQCRVWRDTLTLWSTAAGRAPGGFALSNTGVALIAAGRSPEGVPLLERAVAQYPRLALAYDNLGVALHRLGEKGRARALWRQGLAAEATADLHAHLGVSLAAGRDDELPEGLAHLRTAVTLMPQQAAWRVDLADALARAGRLVEAEAQYGAALALDPQAARAQNNWGLLLARKGIMGAAVVHYRLALRSPDDRAEANYNWGNALLAEGAAAEAERHYREALRTDPGLAQAQVNLGNILVRRGRLTEAVTRYRLALQSAPRLPEARANLAAVQRALGR, encoded by the coding sequence ATGAGCGAGCGCCGCGCACGGTTGGGCACTTGGCTCCTAGGCCTGTTGGTCATCCTCTCAGCCCTGGCCGCCTTCCTGCCTGCCCTCGACAACGGCTTCGTCCGGTGGGACGATGACGTCTATCTCCTCGACAACCCCTGGTTCCGCGGCTTGGGCTGGGCGAACGTGCGGTGGATGTTGACGACGACGCGGGGAGCCTTGTGGCAGCCGTTGACGTGGCTGAGTTTCGCGTTCGACTATTCGGCGTGGGGTCTGGAGCCGTGCGGCTATCACCTGACCAACATCCTGCTTCACGCGGCGACGGCCGCGCTGTTCTACGCCGTCTGCCTGCATCTTTTCGAGGGCGTTCGGCCGCGTCGCGGATCCGGCGAGAACGCGTCGGCGGCGGCGCTCGCCGCCCTCTTCTTCGCCGTCCATCCTCTGCGCGTGGAGTCCGTGGCCTGGGCTACCGAGCGCAAGGACGTCCTCTCCGGGGTCTTTTGGATGGCGGCCCTTCTGGCTCATCTCAAAGCCGTCGCCGGCCCGACCAGCCGCCGCCTGGTCTGGCGGGCGGGGTCTCTGGCGGCGTTCGCGTTGTCTTTGACGGCGAAGGTATCCGGCATGGCTCTGCCTGCCGTCTTGCTGATCCTCGACGTCTATCCTCTGCGGCGGCTGCCGGCGGATCCCAGACGGTGGTCCGAGCGTCCGCAGCGCCGCGTCCTCGCATCCGTCGCGCCGTATTTCGGTCTCGCCGCGGCTGCCTTCCTGTGGACCTTCGCCGCGGCCGAGCTTTCCGGAAACCTCCATGGCTTTGATTCTCAGGGCGCGGCGTGGCGCGTTGGGCAGGCGTTCTACGGCCTGCTTTTCTATCCAGTAAAGACGCTCTGGCCTTCCGGGCTCTCCCCGTATTATCCGCCCCTGGAGTGGTTCAGACGCTGGTCGTGGCAGCTTTTCGCCTGCGGCGCCGCCGTGTCGGCCGCGCTGGCCGTGATCCTGAGGCTGAGCCGGAGCCGGCCGGCGATCGGCGCGGCGTTCGCCTGCTACGCCGTCATGATAGCGCCGATGGTCGGGCTCGTGCAGCACGGCTTGATCTTCCGCGCCTGCGACCGCTTTAGTTATCTGCCGTGCCTCGGCTTTGCGGCGTTGTTCGGCGGGGCGCTGGCGGGCGCGCGTCCCGCGGCCAGAGGCGCCGCGGCGGCGTGCCTGGCGGCGCTCGGCTTGGCGTCCTGGGGACAGTGCCGGGTCTGGCGGGATACCCTGACGCTCTGGTCGACGGCCGCTGGCCGGGCGCCGGGCGGCTTTGCGCTCAGCAACACGGGCGTGGCGCTCATCGCAGCGGGACGGTCCCCGGAGGGCGTCCCCCTGCTGGAGCGAGCCGTCGCGCAATATCCGAGGCTGGCTCTAGCCTACGACAATCTGGGCGTGGCGCTGCACCGGCTCGGCGAGAAGGGCCGCGCGCGTGCCCTTTGGAGACAGGGCCTGGCGGCCGAGGCGACCGCCGATCTCCATGCGCATTTGGGCGTCTCCCTGGCCGCGGGCCGGGACGACGAGTTGCCGGAAGGACTTGCCCATCTGCGGACCGCGGTGACCCTGATGCCGCAGCAGGCCGCGTGGAGAGTCGATCTGGCCGACGCGCTGGCGCGCGCGGGCCGTCTCGTCGAGGCCGAAGCCCAATATGGCGCCGCTCTCGCCTTGGACCCGCAGGCGGCGCGGGCGCAGAACAACTGGGGCCTGCTCCTGGCGCGCAAGGGGATCATGGGAGCGGCGGTCGTGCACTACCGCCTGGCGCTCCGATCTCCGGATGACCGCGCCGAGGCGAACTACAACTGGGGGAATGCGCTGCTGGCCGAGGGGGCAGCCGCCGAGGCCGAGCGTCATTACCGGGAGGCGCTCAGGACTGACCCCGGCCTCGCGCAAGCGCAGGTCAATCTCGGGAACATCCTTGTCCGCCGCGGCCGTTTGACGGAAGCCGTGACGCGCTATCGGCTGGCGCTCCAGAGCGCCCCCCGCCTTCCCGAGGCGAGGGCCAATCTCGCCGCCGTCCAGCGGGCGCTCGGCCGCTAG
- a CDS encoding FecR domain-containing protein gives MMLLSFLLCVVTAASAQVPAAGLTRIGAAAAVKGAVMAQAPGAAVGRVLSSGKPVFLNDHVTTDAAGRLQVLLLDETVFTIGPNSDMVLDEFVYDPATSSGKVTARVTKGVFRFVTGKVARKDPASMKVTLPVGTIGIRGTIAGGQASPDGSTVILFGPGAQNNANENPGSVAVGNAGGDVVITQPGFGTTVLPGLPPASVTDMSGQAQQILGALGEAPQQGQSSGGTGASGSQAAGQDTAAGSGNAGTAGAVGDFTGGQNQNQTLASQTAAASGIADGLSTWDQVRSISPGQAYYFSGEAGPITCTGCVSAAPEASLQLQIDFSNRTVGGTGLFNPISSSNQSFIHIHGVNDSLNGDTVQQTISQIPFAALAGGASLVLKNSPSPNTNQMGLGSITSTIGSYSGSGFDGSAISLQNAGGVAAKNAATNLTFSAQNTLSATVTASGSFTAPR, from the coding sequence ATGATGCTTCTCTCCTTCCTGCTCTGCGTCGTCACCGCCGCTTCGGCCCAGGTCCCGGCCGCGGGGCTCACGCGCATCGGCGCGGCCGCGGCCGTCAAGGGCGCGGTCATGGCCCAGGCGCCCGGCGCGGCCGTGGGCCGGGTGCTCTCCAGCGGCAAGCCGGTCTTCCTCAACGACCACGTCACCACCGACGCGGCGGGCCGCCTGCAGGTGCTGCTGCTCGACGAGACGGTCTTCACGATCGGCCCCAACAGCGACATGGTCCTCGACGAGTTCGTCTACGACCCGGCCACCAGCTCGGGCAAGGTCACGGCGCGGGTGACCAAAGGCGTGTTCCGCTTCGTCACGGGCAAGGTGGCGCGCAAGGACCCGGCGAGCATGAAGGTCACCCTCCCGGTGGGGACCATCGGCATCCGGGGCACCATCGCGGGCGGGCAGGCCTCGCCGGACGGCTCGACCGTCATTCTCTTCGGACCCGGGGCGCAGAACAACGCCAACGAGAACCCGGGCAGCGTGGCCGTGGGCAACGCGGGCGGAGACGTCGTCATCACCCAGCCGGGCTTCGGCACCACGGTCCTGCCGGGCCTGCCCCCGGCCTCGGTGACGGACATGAGCGGACAGGCCCAGCAGATCCTGGGAGCCTTGGGCGAGGCCCCTCAGCAGGGGCAGAGCTCTGGAGGCACGGGGGCGTCGGGGAGCCAGGCCGCGGGCCAGGACACGGCCGCGGGCAGCGGAAATGCCGGGACCGCCGGGGCCGTGGGCGACTTCACCGGCGGACAGAATCAGAATCAGACGCTGGCATCCCAGACGGCGGCCGCCAGCGGCATCGCGGACGGCCTGTCGACCTGGGACCAGGTCCGGTCGATCAGCCCGGGCCAAGCCTATTACTTCTCGGGCGAGGCCGGCCCGATCACGTGCACGGGCTGTGTGAGCGCCGCCCCCGAGGCCAGCCTTCAGCTGCAGATCGACTTCAGCAACCGCACGGTCGGCGGCACCGGCCTCTTCAACCCCATCAGCAGCAGCAACCAGTCGTTCATCCATATCCACGGCGTCAATGACAGCCTCAACGGCGACACCGTGCAGCAGACGATCAGCCAGATCCCCTTCGCCGCGCTCGCCGGAGGCGCCTCGCTGGTTCTCAAGAACTCGCCGTCGCCGAACACCAACCAAATGGGCCTCGGCAGCATCACGAGCACCATCGGCTCCTACTCCGGCAGCGGCTTCGACGGCTCGGCGATCAGCCTGCAGAACGCCGGCGGCGTCGCCGCCAAGAACGCCGCGACCAACCTGACGTTCTCGGCCCAGAACACGCTCAGCGCGACCGTCACAGCCAGCGGCTCGTTCACCGCGCCGCGCTAG